The nucleotide window CTTACAATCGAAATTTTCCGGGCCGCAACGACGGCAGCGCGAGTACGCTGTCGTTTATCACGAGTCCGGAGATTACGGTGGCCTACGGCTTGGCGGGCACGTTGGATTTCAATCCGTTGACCGACGAGATTAACCTCGACGGCAAGTCGCTTCGCCTGCGGCCTCCGGCTCCGGCGCCCGATTTGCCGGCGAACGGATTTGTCCGCGACGTTGAAGGTTACCTTGCTCCGGCGGCCGATCGTGGCCGGATTGACGTGCAGGTGAAGCCGGACTCGGATCGGTTACAGGTGCTGGCGGCCTTCGCGAAGTGGGACGGCCAGGATTTCATCGAACTGCCGCTCTTGATCAAGGCGGTGGGCAAGTGCACGACGGATCATATTTCGCCGGCCGGGAAGTGGCTGCGGTATCGCGGCCATCTTGACAACATCTCCGACAACATGTTCAGCGGGGCGATCAACGCGTTCACGAAGGCGGCGGGCAAGATCGCGCATCCGCTCACCAGCGTGGCGAATCTCGAGGTCTCGAAGGTGGCGCGCGATCTGAAGGGTCGGGGGTTGCGGTGGGTCGTCGTGGGCGACGAGAACTACGGCGAGGGGTCCTCGCGCGAACATGCCGCGATGTCGCCGCGGTTTCTCGGCGGCGCGGCGGTGATTACGCGCAGCTTTGCGCGAATCCACGAATCGAATCTGAAGAAGCAGGGCATCCTGCCGTTGACGTTTGCGAATTCGTCCGATTACGACAAGGTTCGCGACGGGGACCGGATCTCGCTGCTCGATCTTGCACAGCTCGCGCCCGGCCGCGGTGTGACGATGATTCTCAAACATCGCGACGGCGCCTGGGAAGAAGTACCGCTGAATCACTCGCTGAATGCGGAGCAGATTCAGTGGTTCAAGGCGGGCAGCGCGCTCAACATGCTGCGGGACAAGCAGGCGCAGGCATAGGGACGTCGGCGCGGCTCGTAGTTCGTAAGTTGGGGCAGGGGAAGACACCTGCCGCGGCGGGGAAGGTGAAGACACCTGCCGCGGCGGGAAAGGTGAAGACACCTGCCGCGACGGAGAGGATTAGGACCGTAACGCTGGAACGCTGAGAACCGTATCCCCCCCCGCTGAAGCGGAGGGGGGACGAATCCGATTCCGGCCGGGTTGCGAAGACTTAACCCGGCTCGGCGACCATGTGCTGCCAAGGCTATAGGCGATAGATTCCGGCGGGGACACAGTCCCCGCTCGGCGAAGATGCAGAACCCCCCTATGTCCCCCCGTGAACGGGGGGGAGATCCGACTAATGGAAGTATATCTGCTCAGACATGCCATCGCGGCGGACCGGGGAACGCCGGGGTTGGTCGATGACGACCGTCCTCTGACAGCCGACGGGATCGACAAGATGAAGAAGGCCGCGCGCGGGATTGCGGAACTCGCGAAGGGCTTCGATCTTGTGCTGACGAGTCCACTGATCCGCGCGCAGGAGACGGCGCGGATCGCCGCCGAGGCCACTTCGAGCAGCGAACGGATCGGGGTTGCGAAGGAGTTGTTGCCGACGGCAACGACGCGGGAGATGTATTCGCTCTTGATGACACACCGTGCTCTCGAGCGAATCCTGCTCGTAGGGCATGAGCCGAATCTGAGTAGGTTTGCGACGCATCTGTTGGGCGGTACGAGCAGCGTGATTGAGTTCAGGAAAGGTTCGCTCTGCCGCATCGACCTCACGCCCTCCACCCCGCGCGAGTCGGGGGTATTGATTTATCTGCTGCCGCCCAGGGCCCTGCGGGCTTTGGGTTCCAAGGGTCGTCAACCCCACCATTCATGATTCGACAATTCGACAAGGCACATCACTATCCGGGCCGTTTGATCATCGTGGAAGGTATCGACGGGTCGGGCAAGTCCACGCAGTTGCAATTGCTTCAGAAATGGCTCTTGAACGAGGGCTACGAGGTCTTTTTCACGGAGTGGAATTCGTCGGCGTTGGTCAACGAGACGATTCGCCGCGGCAAGAAGAAGAATCTGCTGACGCCGACGACGTTCAGCGTGCTGCACGCGACGGATTTTGCGGACCGGCTGGCGCACTTGATCATTCCGCCGCTGAAGGCGGGGATGATCGTGCTCGCCGACCGCTATGTGTACACGGCGTTCAGCCGCGACGTGGTGCGGGGTGTGCATCGCGACTGGGTTCGCGATATGTACGGCTTCGCCCCGCG belongs to candidate division KSB1 bacterium and includes:
- the sixA gene encoding phosphohistidine phosphatase SixA, which encodes MEVYLLRHAIAADRGTPGLVDDDRPLTADGIDKMKKAARGIAELAKGFDLVLTSPLIRAQETARIAAEATSSSERIGVAKELLPTATTREMYSLLMTHRALERILLVGHEPNLSRFATHLLGGTSSVIEFRKGSLCRIDLTPSTPRESGVLIYLLPPRALRALGSKGRQPHHS
- the tmk gene encoding dTMP kinase, with the protein product MIRQFDKAHHYPGRLIIVEGIDGSGKSTQLQLLQKWLLNEGYEVFFTEWNSSALVNETIRRGKKKNLLTPTTFSVLHATDFADRLAHLIIPPLKAGMIVLADRYVYTAFSRDVVRGVHRDWVRDMYGFAPRPDLAFYFRVPIDISLKRILTGRPQLKFHEAGMDLNLADDYQESFKIFQSMVLDEYDRLSVEFGLTVMDATQPISAQQSLIRRIAKEMLKGYKQAPFMPERRQHV